GGTGCTCAGGCAATAAGTGAACGTTTCGAATCCAAGGGCGTGAGAGGCGCGGGCATGCAGTTGAATGTAACAGATGCAGACTCGGTCGCGACTCTAATGGCTGCGGTTAATGACCAGTTTGGTGCGCCGCAGATTTTGGTTAACAATGCGGGAATCACCAAAGATAACTTGCTCATGCGCATGGGTGACGACGAGTGGTTTGATGTAATCAATACCAACCTCAGTGCCGTTTATCGACTTAGCAAAGCCTGTTTGCGCGGTATGATGAAAGCCCGCTGGGGTCGTATAGTGAATATCAGTTCCGTGGTAGGGCAAATGGGCAATGGCGGCCAGACTAACTATGCCGCGACCAAAGCCGGTGTCATGGGCTTCGCACGCTCGCTTGCAAAAGAGGTGGGTTCGCGCAATATCACTGTAAATTCGGTAGCGCCGGGTTTTATCGATACAGACATGACCAAGGTGCTTAGTGAGGACCAAAAGGCGACGATGCTAGGCGCTATTCCGCTCGCGCGCCTCGGTCAGCCGGAAGAAATTGCGACCGTTGTAAGGTTTCTGTGCAGCGATGATGCCAGCTATATTACAGGTGAAACACTGCATGTAAATGGCGGTATGTATATGTGTTAAGTCTTTGATTTCAAATA
The DNA window shown above is from Alteromonadaceae bacterium 2753L.S.0a.02 and carries:
- a CDS encoding 3-oxoacyl-[acyl-carrier-protein] reductase, with product MSFDGKVAIVTGASRGIGAAIADCIGEAGAVVIGTATSDGGAQAISERFESKGVRGAGMQLNVTDADSVATLMAAVNDQFGAPQILVNNAGITKDNLLMRMGDDEWFDVINTNLSAVYRLSKACLRGMMKARWGRIVNISSVVGQMGNGGQTNYAATKAGVMGFARSLAKEVGSRNITVNSVAPGFIDTDMTKVLSEDQKATMLGAIPLARLGQPEEIATVVRFLCSDDASYITGETLHVNGGMYMC